Genomic segment of bacterium:
AGGGCGAGCTGCAGGCGCGGGTGGTCGAGCTCGAACGTCCCGACGGAACCAAGGTTTGGCTGAACCTGACCGAAGTACTGCTCCTCGACGTCGACGGAGACATCGTGGTCGACGTTCTGATTCATGACATTTCGCATCTGCAGCAAGGTGCGGGTGGGCTCCAGGTCCGACTCCAGGAGCTCGAGCGATCGAACGAAGATCTCTCGAGCTTTGCCTCGATGGCGGCGCACGAGCTGAAGGCGCCTCTGAGGACGGTCGGCAAGTACACCGAGCTTCTGAAGGCCGATCTGGCGGGCGATCTTCCACAGAAGGCAAAGGAGTCTTTGGAGTTCGTGCACGAGGGGGCTCGAAACATGCAGCGCCTGGTCGATGGACTCCTCGAGTTCTCGCGGGTGAGCGCCGAGTGGCGGGGTTTCCAGGCCTGCGACTGCAATACCCTCGTCAACCGTGCGCTCCGCTCTCTGCAGCCTTTGATCGAGGAGAGCGGCGCGATGGTGCGCAGGCAGGGCCTGCCGACCATTCTGGGCGACGCCGACGAGCTCGAGCACGTCTTCCAGAACCTGCTGTCGAACGCCCTGAAGTTCCGGAGCGAGAAAACCCCGGAGATTTCGATCTCGGTCAACCGGGAAGAGGAGAGTTACGTTTTCTCGGTTCAGGACAACGGCATCGGTATCGATCCCCGGGATGGCGAGAGGATTTTCAAGGTTTTTTCCCGCTTGCACCCCGACCGCCCGGGCTCCGGAATCGGCCTGGCTCTGTGCCGAAGAATCGTGGAGAGACACGGAGGCCGAATCTGGGTAGAATCTAGTCCCGGTGGAGGAGCGGTTTTTTCTTTTGCGATCCCCATTAATGGAGATCGGTCGGATGAGCCCGGTCAGACGAATCTCGTGAAACGGACGACGGTGAAGAAGGCATGACTCCGGATCCGATCAGGATCCTACTCATCGAAGACAACCCGGCCGACGCCACGCTCGTCGAACGCTACCTCGGCCAGAGCTCGCAGGAATCGGAGTTCAGAGTCGAGTGGGCGAATCGCGTCGCCGATGGGCGGAATCGACTGAGACAGGGCGGTCATGACCTCGTGCTGCTCGACCTTTCGTTGCCCGATAGCGACGGCGCCGAAACCTACGAGACCGTACTGTCGGATGCAGGCACTGTGCCGGTAGTCGTGATGACCGGGCAGAATGACAGCGATCAGGCTCTGCGAGCGGTTCGTGAAGGGGCGCAGGACTATCTGGTCAAGGACCGGGTTGACGCCGACATCCTGGTGCGCTCGATCCGCTACGCCATCGAGCGCAAGCGCGTCGAAGAACAGCTCCGCATCAGTGAAGAGAGATACTCGCTCGCCGTAACCGGCGCCAAAGATGGGGTCTGGGATTGGGATCTGCGGACCGAGTCGATCTACTTCTCAGACCGCTGGAAGAGCATGCTGGGCTGGGACCCGGAAGACATCGGCGAGGAGATCGATGCCTGGCTCTCGCGGGTCCATCCCGGAGATCTCCCGGCGCTCAAGCAGCGGCTGTCCGATCATCTGTCGGGCGCTACGCCCCACTTCGAGAGCGAGCACCGGATCTTGGAGAAGGGCGGCACCTACCGCTGGGTTCTGGCGCGCGGGCTGGCGGTTTCTGACGATTCCGGCCGAGTCACCCGGGTAGCGGGGTCGCTCACCGACATCCACGATCGCAAAATGACCGAAGAGCAGCTGCTCCACGACGCGATGCACGACGGATTGACTCAGTTGCCCAATTCGGCGCTGTTTCAGGACCGCCTGCAGGTGGCGATCGCGCAGGCGGAGCGGCGCCCCAACTACCTGTTCGCCGTGCTGTTCTTCGATCTCGATCGCTTCAAGGTCATCAACGACAGTCTCGGCCACTCCGTCGGCGACCGTCTGCTGGTAGCGATCGCGCGCCGGTTGCTTTCCTTTCTACGACCGGGCGACACCGTGGCGCGGCTGGGGGGAGACGAGTTCGCGATTCTCGCCAACGACATCGACGACCCGAGCGATGCCACGCGGATCGCCGAGCGCATTCAGGAGGAGCTCAGCCGGCCGTTCGATCTCGGGGGCCACGAGGTATTCACCGGAGCCAGCATCGGGATTGCCATGAGCTCCAGCGGATACAAGAGTCCCCAGGAGGTTCTGCGTGACGCGGATATCGCCATGTATCGGGCGAAGTCGCACGGTGGCAAACACCATGCTGTCTTCGATCTGAGCATGCATCAGCGAGCGGTCGAGCTTCTGCAGTTGGAGACGGACTTGCGACGCGCGGTGGCCGGAGGCGAATTCGTTACCCATTACCAGCCGATCGTCGATCTCAACGGGGGCCGCATCAAAGGGTTCGAAGCTCTGGTTCGTTGGCGCCACCCTGAACGCGGGCTGGTCTATCCGAAGGAATTCATTTCGGTGGCGGAGGAGACCGGCATGATCGTGCCGCTGGGCTGGTCGGTGATCCGCGAGGCCTGCAAGCAGATGTCGAAGTGGCGGGAGGGCGCGCCCGAGCAGGACCTCGCTTTGAGCGTCAACCTGTCGCCGCGTCAGTTCGCTCAGCCGGATCTGATCGACCGGTTGCTCGAGGTTCTTCAAGAGACCGGAATGGACCCCTCGAAGTTGCGTCTCGAGATCATCGAGAGCCTGATCATGGACGACGCCGAGAGCGCGATCGCGAAGCTCGGAAAGCTGAGGGATCTCGGTCTTCAGCTCCATCTCGATGACTTTGGCACCGGCTATTCATCGCTCAGCTATCTCCATAAGCTGCCGACGCATACGGTCAAGATCGACCGGTCCTTCGTGAAGCGCATGAGCGGAGCCGAAGGTCGCGACGAGATTATCGAGACGATCGTGTCGCTGGCGCGAGGTCTGGGCATGCACGTCGCGGCGGAAGGGCTCGAAACACCGCACCAGTTCCGCAAACTCAGGCAGCTGGAGTGCGAGTACGGCCAGGGCTACTACTTCTCGCGGCCGCTCGACGGCGAGCAGGCGCAGCTGCTGATCGATCAGAAACCGCGCTGGCGACTGTCCGCTCGAAGCTAAGAAAAGCCCGCCCATGTTGGGCGGGCTCCGGCTTCGAAAACCAGTCGATACTCAGCTGATCTCGATCTTGCGCGGCTTGGTCTTTTCGGTCTTCGGAACCGTGACTGTCAAGACGCCATCACCGTACTTCGCTCCGACTTTGTCGTTGTCGACCTCGTGAGGCAGCGTAAAGCTGCGGGTGAAGCGACCGTAGGAGCGCTCGATCCGGCGGAACTCGGCCTTGTTCTCCTCGTTCTCGAAGCGGCGCTCGCCGGTGAGAGTGAGCACGTTGTCTTCGAGGGTGATCGATACGTCGTCCTTGGTGAGACCCGGCAGCTCGGCCGTGAAGACGAAGCTCTCGTCGGTCTCGCGGACGTCGACCGCGGGGACCCAGCCGTCGCGCGCACCACCGAGGCCGGTCAGCAGGCTGCGCCGGAAGGGCTCGTCGCCGAAGAACTGATCCAGACTACGGAAGAACGGGTCGGCGAAGAAGTCGGTGGGTCGGCGGGTCAAATAGGCTTTGGTCATTCTGATACCTCCCTTGGGTTGATTGGGGCTCTTCAGGCGCGGATTGCCGCGCTTTCCTTAGTGTTTAACGCTAAGGTTCTGAGGGTTATTCCCGGAAAGCACATCAATTTGAGTCGTTAGGACTAAGATTATGGTCCTTTGATGCAAATGCTCAGCGCCCTCAACCGGTCGCCGCGGACTACGTTGAGGGAAATCGGAAGATGTATCTCGGGTCGCGCTTCGGCGCCGATCGGCAGAGCAGCCGGCCAGGGGCCGCCTCGGGCTTCTCAGCCTGCATGCGCCAGGCCCTCGGCTGCGCGCCGCTACGCGCATGCCGATGGTGGCCTTCGTGCCGGATTGCCGAGCGCTTGCGGCGAGCCCCCTGGGCGGCTGCCCGCCGAATCGGCTGGCCTCAGCGCGTCTCCAGTGACCCTCGATAAGAAGAGCCGGTCTCGGCCTTGCCGGCAAGGCCGAAACCGGCTCTCCTCCAGAGCAGTTTCCCCGATGCTACGCGCTCGCGCTCAGGCCGGTCGCGCGCAGGTCCACCGCCAGGGCGCCGTCGCGAACGTCGACCTGGATGAGCGTGCCGTCGACCAACTCTCCGGTCACGATGGCCCGGCCGATCTTGGTCTCGAGCTCGTGCTGCAGGTAGCGCTTGAGGGGACGGGCGCCGTAGACCGGGTCGTATCCGGCTCGGGCGATGAATTCCTGGGCGGCCTCGCTGAGCTCGAGGTGGGCACCGTGGTCCGCCAGCCTTCGGCTCAGCTCGGCGACCTGGAGTCCCACGATCTGTTTGATCTCCTCGAGCTGCAGCGCCTTGAACAGCACGATGTCATCGATTCGGTTCAGGAACTCGGGTCTGAAATGCGAGCGCATCTCGGCGAGGACCGCGTCGCGCGCGCTGTCTCGAATCCGGCCGCTCTCGTCCATGCCCTCGAGCAGATGGGGTGACCCGATGTTCGAAGTCATGATGATGACCGTGTTCTTGAAGTCGACCGTGTGACCCTGCGCATCTGTGACCCGGCCGTCATCGAGTATCTGAAGCAGGACGTTGAACACGTCGTGATGCGCCTTTTCGATCTCGTCGAAGAGGATCACCGAATAGGGCTTGCGGCGGACGGACTCGGTGAGCTGTCCACCCTCTTCGTAGCCGACGTAACCGGGTGGCGCTCCGATCAGGCGAGAAACGTTGTGCTTTTCCATGTACTCGGACATGTCGATGCGGATGAGATTGTCCTCGCTATCGAAGAGCGCTTCCGCCAGGGTCTTGGCGAGCTCGGTCTTGCCCACACCGGTGGGCCCCAGGAACACGAACGACCCGATCGGTCGCCGGGGGTCTTTGATGCCGGAGCGCGCCCGGATCACCGCGTCCGCGACCAGCTGGACGGCCTCGGTCTGCCCGATAACCCGCCGGTGGAGAATCTCGTCCAGCCGCAGGAGCTTCTCGCGCTCGCCTTCCACGAGGCGGGTCACGGGGATGCCGGTCCATCTCGAGACGATCTCGGCGACTTCGTCTTCGGTCACCTCTTCGCGCAAGAGCCGGGCGCCGTGGCCGTCGGCTTGACCCTGCTCTTTGGCTTGAAGGGCCTCCTCGAGCTGCGGCAACCTGCCGTGCTTGAGCTCGGCGGCGCGGTTGAGATCGTAGTCGCGCTCGGCTTGCTCGATCTCGTGGCGAACCTGCTCGATCTCCTCGCGAAGTCTGCGCACGTCCTCGATGGCCTCTTTCTCGGCTTGCCACTGGGCCTTCATGGTGTCGGTCTGCTCGCGCAGGTTGGCCAGCTCCTCGTGCAGGACCGCCAATCGCTCCTTGCTGGCTTTGTCCTTCTCCTTCTTGAGGGCGGCCTCTTCGATTTCGAGCTGCATCACGCGCCGAGTGGCTTCGTCGAGATCGGCCGGCAGGGAGTCGATCTCGGTGCGAATCATCGCCGAGGCTTCGTCGATGAGATCGATCGCCTTGTCGGGGAGAAAGCGATCGGTGATGTAGCGGTGCGAGAGCGTGGCAGCTCCGACCAGGGCGTTGTCCTGGATCTTGACGCCGTGGTGCACCTCGAAGCGCTCGCGCAGGCCGCGCAGAATCGAGATCGTGTCCTCGACCGACGGTGGATCCACCAACACCGGTTGGAAGCGGCGCTCCAAGGCGGCGTCCTTCTCGATGTACTTGCGGTACTCGTCGAGAGTGGTCGCGCCCAGACAGTGAAGCTCTCCGCGGGCCAGCATGGGCTTCAAGAGGTTGCCGGCGTCGGTCGAGCCTTCGGTGCGTCCGGCACCGACGATGTTGTGCACCTCGTCGATGAACAGCAGGATCTTGCCGTCGCTTTCCTTGACCTCGTTGAGTACCGCCTTCAAGCGCTCCTCGAACTCGCCGCGATACTTGGCGCCGGCCAGCAGGGAGCCCATGTCCAGGGAAAAGATCGCCCGGTCCTTGAGCCATTCGGGAACGTCGCCCCGGACGATGCGCTGCGCCAAACCCTCGACGATCGCGGTCTTGCCGACGCCGGGCTCGCCGATCAGCACCGGGTTGTTCTTGGTCCTTCGCGACAGGATACGGATCGCTCTGCGAATCTCCGAGTCGCGGCCGATGACCGGATCGAGCTTGCCCCGCCGGGCCTCGTCCACCAAGTCGACACCGTATTTGTCGAGCGCTTCGTAGGCCTGTTCGGGAGTGGCGCTGGTGACGCGCTGATTGCCGCGCACCTCTCGGAGCGTTGAAAGAAAGCGGTCGCGCTCAACGCCATGGCTGACGAGGATCTTGCCCGCCGGGGTGCTCTTGCCCTCCTTGATCAGCGCGAGCACGACGTGCTCGACCGAGACGTACTCGTCCTTGAGGCGCTTGGCTTCATCACCGGCCTTGAGCAGGAGCTGTTGCAGGCGGGGAGTGACGTAGACCTTACCGGCCTCGGCGCCACCGCCCGCAACGCTGGGTCCCCGCGCGAGCTCTCGCTCGAGCTCCTCGGCCAGGTTGGCGGGATCGACGTCCATTTTCTGGAGCAGCCGCGGCACCAGGCCTCCGTCCTGGCGCAAGAGCCCGAGCAGCACGTGCTCGCCGTCGACCTGCTGGTGGCCGAAGCGGGTTGCCAGCTCATGGCCATCCTGAATGGCTTCTTGAGTCTTGAGTGTCAGCTTGTTCATATCCATGGCCTAGACCTCTAGCTTTGACCTCTGGGGTTGAACTCGGAGTCCTTCGCCAGTTGCTCGAAGAGCTCGCGATCGCGATCGGTGAGCTCGGTGGGCACCATGATCTTGATCTCGCCGAAGAGATCGCCATTGACGCCGTTCTTTTTCGGGAAGCCCTTGCCTTTCAGTCGCACCTTGCGCCCCGAGGAGGAGCCGGCGGGGATCTTGACGGTGACTTCGCCGTCGAGCGTCCTGATCTTGGCCTGGCCGCCGAGCGCCGCCTCCCAGGGCGTGATCGGGATGATCGTGTGCAGGTTCGAGTCGTCGAGCCGAAAGTCGGGATGGGGCAGGATCTCGACGGTCAGGTAGAGATCGCCGCGCCCGCCGCCGGCGCCACTGCCGCCGGTGCCCCCCTGCCCGGCGAGTCGGATCTTCTGCCCCGGGCGAATCCCCTTCGGTATGGAAACTCGCAGAGTCCGCTGCTTGCCGGTCGCCGGGTCGGTGACCCTGATCTGTCGCTTGCCGCCGCGCCCGGCTTCTTCGATCGACAACGAGATCTTGGTCTCGTAGTCGCGGCTTCCTTGGGACGCCTGGGGCCGGGCGTTCCAGGCAGCTCCCGCGCCGCCCGGAGCCCCTCCGCCGAACAGGGTCTCGAAGAACGAGCTGAAGCCGCCGTCTCCGGCTCCTCGGCCCCCGAGATCGCCGAAGTCGAAGCGGACGCTTCGGCCCTGCCCTCCGGGGCCGCCAAAGCCCGCGCCGCCGAAGCCGAACTGGGAGAAGATGTCTTCGAAACCGGGTGGCGGCGAGCCGGTTCGCTGGGCCTGCTTCCAGGCCGAGCCGAACTGGTCGTACTTCTGCCGCTTTTCGGGATCCTTCAGGACTTCGTAGGCCTCGTTGATCTCCTTGAACTTCGCCTCGGTCTCGGGATCCTTGTTGATGTCCGGGTGGTACTTGCGCGCGAGCTTCCGGTACGACTTCTGGATCTCGTCCTGCGAAGCCTTCTTTCCGACTCCCAAGGTCTTGTAGTAGTCGTGGTAGTTCAAGCGAAGTTCCCCCGGTCAGCCCGACGCAGCCGAGCCGCGACCGTTTTGAGGCCTATTGTGCCCGATAGGGCCCCAGATCTTAGTCTGAAGCCCTCATATTCTTAAACCCGGAGCCGCTGGGTTTCATTCCCGGAAGATGTTCTCTGGGCTCGGACGACCAGCGACAAGCCTAGCGCTAGACGAATCGCCCGGGCGCCACCCGAATAGGTGGCCCGACGCGTCTGATCTTTCCAATGCTAGGCTACTGCGTCGTCGGAGCGACACGCTCAGCCTTCTCGGGCGGCGTTGGTGAGAAGTCGACTGGAAACGTGCGCGACGCTCGAACGGAGTCACCAGCAGCATGCGCGGAGGAGAGCCGCGCGCAGCATCGCGCCGACTACCATCGGTTCTGGTCCGATATCGGTTCCAACTTTCCGGACCTCGGTGGCGCCGAGAGCACGGCGTACTACCTGGAGAACGAGATCCGCCTCTTCGAGGAGAATCTGCCCGAGCTCGAGGGTAAGACGGTCTTCAAAACAGACCTTTGGGACGAGGCCAAGAACACGAGGATCCTGCGCTGGGCCGTCACCGAAGGCGCCCACGCCTTCGGTATCGATCTGTCCACACCCGTCGTCGAGCAGGCTCGGCGGGAGTTCGATAGACACGGGCTCCGGCTTGCAGCCGCGACCGCGGATGTTCGAGCGATCCCGTTTCGCGATGCCTGCTTCGACGCCGTCTATTCGATGGGCACGGTCGAGCACTTTGCCGAGACCGAAGAAGCCCTGGGCGAGATCTACCGCGTTCTCAAACCCGGCGGCCGCGCGATCATCGGAGTGCCCAACCGATGGGATCCGTTTCTACGACCGTTGTTGGTTGCGGTTCTGTATCGCCTCGGGCTCTACGGCTACGGCTTCGAGAAGTCCTACTCGCCGCGCGGGCTACGGCAGATGCTCGAGCGCGTCGGCTTCACGGTGATCGCGACAACCGGGATCCTGCTCATTCCCGGCTGGCTACGGATGTTGGATCTCGCCGTTCACACTTGGCTGCGATCCTTTTCACGGCTCACCGCGGTACTGGTCAAGCCGTTCAGGTGGCTGTATCGCCGCTTCAGGGCTCTGCGGCGGCATGGCTACCTGCTCGTGATGATCACTACGAAGGTCGAGGCCGGAAATGACTAGCGGGCACTCACGCGGACCGGATTGCCGCCGAGACCGGATCTTCCAGGTGGAGCTCTCGCCAGGTCGCAGAGTCGTCGGCAAAGCAGAACGCGGTGAGACTCTCGACCAGCTTCGCCGCCTTGGCGGCGTTCGAGTCCCGATAGTCGCAAACGTGCAGGTCGATCGTGGCGTAGCCCTCTTGAGCCCAGTGGTGGAGCACCAGATGCGACTCCGCCAGCACCCAGACGGCGGTCAGGCCGCCGTTTTCGAACTCGACCAGTCGGTGTCCCACAACCTCGAGCTCGGCGCGACGGACCAGCGCCGCAACCGCGCCTATCAAGCCGCTCGAGTCACCGACCGCCTCGATGAAGCCTCGGGAGACCGGCCCTTTGCCGACGAAGTGGTGTGATGTCATCGAAGCCGCATCTTACTCCCGGTCGGTGTCGAACGACCAGTGCAAGTCCCAGAGGGCGACGGTTAGTGCCCGCCGGTCGAGGTTGCCGAGCACCTCATCGGCCACGGTCGCCGGTTGTCGCGCACTGAGCTCGATGACGTGAGCGGCGGGAGCGAGCTCGAACGGCCCTATCGAGTGCGTGCCGAGCGCGGTACCGACTTCGATGACCGCGATCGGGTTTCTGTCCAGGCTCACGTCCAGCGTACGGGGCTCGGCAAAGCCGTGCAGCTCCAACTCGAGCTCCACGCTCAGAGTTTCGGTGGTGGTATTGGTCACGGTCAGCGATCCGTGTTGGCTCATCCAGCGATAGGTACGGTCCCCCTTGTACTCGCGCCAATGGAAACCGTCCGAAAGACTTGTCAAGAGCCGCAGCCCAGGCCGGTCGTCGACCGCGAACAGGAAGGCATCGTCAAAGGTACCGACCGCTGTAAGCCCCTCGGGCGAAGCGTGACCCGAAAGCCAGTGACCGAAGGGACTCGGTCGTCGCACCAGCAGATGGCTGAAGCCCCGCTGCGCGAGCCCCGCGATGAATCCGGGATCGGCGCAGTCTTCGATGCCCGTGGGCGTCGAGATATCGGGCGCGAAGCGAAGGAAGAACGTAAGCTCCGCGCCACTTCCGGACGGCACGCAGTCCAGGGCTCGCACGGGCTCGGTCTGGTGCGCCAGCCAGCGGTGGGCGGATGTCGGCAGTACCTCTCGCCAGCGGAATGGCGGCAGCGGCGTCAGCTCGAGCAGCGTGAACGCGACCAGCGCGGTCGCCGAGAGCCTGGCGGCGGGCGAACGGCTGCGGGCCAGCCGTGCGGCTCCAATCGCCCCCAGGATCGCCAGCGCTAGAAATACCACCAACCCGAACCGCGCGTAGGCCCGGAACATGGGCAAGACCTCGTAGATCAGAGCCGAGGGTGCCAGCAACGATGACCAACCCTCGTTTGCCGATGGCGCCAGCGAGAACCAGAAGGCGCCTCCCGCCGCGAGAACCAGAGCCGGGGCGGCGGCGAGGCCAGTAGCGCGGCTGCCTCGAAGGTACTCCACCAAGGCCACGGTGCTGAGCAGTAGAAGACCGGCGCCGACCGTGACCTGCTGCTCGAGCAGTCCGTCGAGCGCCTGCCCGGCCCAGAGGTCGCGGGTCCAGGAGCCGAAAAGCGGATGCTCGACCGGCGGCACCAGGTAACTCCACCAGCGTGCACCGTAGAGCAGGAGATCTTCACGGGGAAACCCGAGGGCACTCGGGTTCACGAGCACCGTCGGCGCGGTGAGTGCGAGGTGCGTCACTGCTGCAATACCGAGCGCCGCCAGCGTTGCTAGCGTCGTCGCGAGATTGCGAGCCCACGGCCGCCGCTCAAGCGCGCGTCCCAGGCAGAGCCCGAGGAGCACGAATGGCGTCACCACGGCCGCGATCAGGCCGTAGTAGTAGCTGGACAGCACGACGAGAGCTGTCGCCAAGGCCAGCAGCAGCGCCCGCGGCAGGCTCCACCGTTCAAAGCACAGCCACAGTGCCAGCAGATAGAGGGGCAGCCATTGGGTCTGGGAACCGTGCGCGTGGTAAGCGGATTGGGCGACGTGAAAAGGAGCGAAGCCGTATAGGAGACCGGCCAGCCAGGCCGCCGGCCGGGAGGCGGCGAGACGAAACGCCAGCAGGTAGGCAAGAAGAGCGGCCAGGGGAAAGCTCGCGAGCACCACGATGTTGAGCGCTCGGATGCCGTCTCCGGTGACCCCGGCAACGGCGGCGCCCAGATAGTCGGTCGCCGGCTGGGTGAAGAGGCTCCACCCGCGTGGATTCTCGAACTGGTAGGCGACGATGAAAGGGTCGGCGTGCCGTCCGACGATCTCCGATCCGAAGAGTCGCGAGCCAGGGTCGCGCAACACCGGCGCGGCCATGAGCAGGGTGAGACCGGTCGCGACAACGAAGATGCCACCGGCTCCGCGCAGCCACTCGGGCCACCGTAACGGAATACTAGCTCCTGGCCTCTTCGGGGATCGGCAGGTTGAGACGCGTCAACTCCTCGTTAATGAGCTTGGCGAAACCGCTGAAGGGCTGGGCCCCTCGCAGGTAGCGGCCGTTGACGAAGAAGGCCGGTGTCCCGGTCAGCTGCATCGACCGAGCCTCTGCCGTGTCCTCGTCCACGGTCTTCTTGTTGCTGAGATCCTTGAAGTCCTGTTCGAACTTGGCGACGTCGAGGCCGAGGTCTCGAGCATGTTGAACCAGCTGGTCGTACTTCACGTTCTTTTGGTCGGCGAAGAGCTTGTCGTGGTATTCCCAGAACTTGTTCTGCTTGTGCGCGGCTTCCGACGCCACATGGGCCGCCGGCGCTGCCGGGTGGAGTGACGGCAGCGGGAAATGCTTCCAGACTACTCGTACGTTGCCGCCGTAGACCTCTTGGATTCGTTCGAGCGTCGGATTCACGCGCGAGCAGAACGGGCACTGAAAATCCGAGAACTCGGCAATCGTGATGGGTGCGCTGGACGGCCCCTTTACCGGGGAGCCCGAGGTTTTGATCGGATAGACCCGGTTCGGATCGGGCCCTCGTCGCGCGGGTTGTGCCGCCGGCGCCGCCTGTGCCGGAGCCTGTATCGGGCCCGAACTCTTGAGCGCGGCGACTCGATCGTCGATCTCTCCGAGCTCGTTCTGGAGCGCATCGAGAGAGCGCATGTTCGTAAACGAGATCATGAGTACGACCACGATCCCCGCCAGCGTCGCCAGACCGATGGCGTCAACGCCGGATTGCGGTGCGGGAGGTGGTGCCGGTCTAGGTGTTTGTGGTTTGTTCTTGGCCATTGCCAGTCACTCCTCGGGAAAGTCGAAGCCATTCTCGCGGGCCTGTTCGCGAATCGTCCCGCGCACCACCTCGTCGAACGATCTCGGATTGCGGGCTCCGAAGGCGGCCGTTCGGTTCGCGACCGCGCGCCGCCGCTCGATTCCCAGCTCGGCGATACGTTGCCGCAGCTCCAGCCGGGCCTCTCGCATCTCATCTACGTAGAGAAAACGCTCCTCGGTCGTCATTCCGCTCATCTCTCGAGGGAGCTCGCGAACCGCAATCGAGGCCAGGTCGACGCGGCCTTGATCCACGGAGTTGACCAGGTCCCAATCGGGCGAGTAGAGCGGACTCGCTTTGGTCATGGCCCGGGTCGCGGCCACCGCGGCGCCGAGGCTGGAGGCGTTTTCGTCCTCCTTGGCGAGGCTCCTGCGCCAGGCCTTGCCCTCCTTGCCGACGGGGATGTAGGTTTTGTTCATCAGGGCTCCGAGCTCGCTCAGGCTGTTGTCGAACCTGGTCGGCACCACGACCGTCGGAGTCGTGTGATCGATCGCGGTGAACTGTCCATCGGCCAGCTGCGCCATCTCGCGCCAGCTGGCGGCGTCGGCGTGGTCGGGCTGTCCGCAGAAGATCGCGCTGAGCAGGATGTTTCGCTCTCGGGCCGCCTCGCTCATCTCGCGGAAGTCGACGTCGAGCTCTTGATCCGCCGACTCGTTGCCAGCAACAA
This window contains:
- a CDS encoding response regulator, with protein sequence MSRPRILLIDEDSQDRALAVLVLARDLEKPAIVEVGTANEFTVAVSRGAYDVVVTEQSLSWSEDIDVIETLRESRSDVPILVFTKTPEVETAVRAMRAGVFEYIVKSSKGFLILGSAVREALERVETEHQIARSEPWLQTLLDRANVGVFRSTLDERLIEANPAVLRLLGVGSLKEALEVDLPTHFLGTEGGRADLLQRLNSEGELQARVVELERPDGTKVWLNLTEVLLLDVDGDIVVDVLIHDISHLQQGAGGLQVRLQELERSNEDLSSFASMAAHELKAPLRTVGKYTELLKADLAGDLPQKAKESLEFVHEGARNMQRLVDGLLEFSRVSAEWRGFQACDCNTLVNRALRSLQPLIEESGAMVRRQGLPTILGDADELEHVFQNLLSNALKFRSEKTPEISISVNREEESYVFSVQDNGIGIDPRDGERIFKVFSRLHPDRPGSGIGLALCRRIVERHGGRIWVESSPGGGAVFSFAIPINGDRSDEPGQTNLVKRTTVKKA
- a CDS encoding EAL domain-containing protein yields the protein MTPDPIRILLIEDNPADATLVERYLGQSSQESEFRVEWANRVADGRNRLRQGGHDLVLLDLSLPDSDGAETYETVLSDAGTVPVVVMTGQNDSDQALRAVREGAQDYLVKDRVDADILVRSIRYAIERKRVEEQLRISEERYSLAVTGAKDGVWDWDLRTESIYFSDRWKSMLGWDPEDIGEEIDAWLSRVHPGDLPALKQRLSDHLSGATPHFESEHRILEKGGTYRWVLARGLAVSDDSGRVTRVAGSLTDIHDRKMTEEQLLHDAMHDGLTQLPNSALFQDRLQVAIAQAERRPNYLFAVLFFDLDRFKVINDSLGHSVGDRLLVAIARRLLSFLRPGDTVARLGGDEFAILANDIDDPSDATRIAERIQEELSRPFDLGGHEVFTGASIGIAMSSSGYKSPQEVLRDADIAMYRAKSHGGKHHAVFDLSMHQRAVELLQLETDLRRAVAGGEFVTHYQPIVDLNGGRIKGFEALVRWRHPERGLVYPKEFISVAEETGMIVPLGWSVIREACKQMSKWREGAPEQDLALSVNLSPRQFAQPDLIDRLLEVLQETGMDPSKLRLEIIESLIMDDAESAIAKLGKLRDLGLQLHLDDFGTGYSSLSYLHKLPTHTVKIDRSFVKRMSGAEGRDEIIETIVSLARGLGMHVAAEGLETPHQFRKLRQLECEYGQGYYFSRPLDGEQAQLLIDQKPRWRLSARS
- a CDS encoding Hsp20/alpha crystallin family protein; amino-acid sequence: MTKAYLTRRPTDFFADPFFRSLDQFFGDEPFRRSLLTGLGGARDGWVPAVDVRETDESFVFTAELPGLTKDDVSITLEDNVLTLTGERRFENEENKAEFRRIERSYGRFTRSFTLPHEVDNDKVGAKYGDGVLTVTVPKTEKTKPRKIEIS
- the clpB gene encoding ATP-dependent chaperone ClpB; amino-acid sequence: MDMNKLTLKTQEAIQDGHELATRFGHQQVDGEHVLLGLLRQDGGLVPRLLQKMDVDPANLAEELERELARGPSVAGGGAEAGKVYVTPRLQQLLLKAGDEAKRLKDEYVSVEHVVLALIKEGKSTPAGKILVSHGVERDRFLSTLREVRGNQRVTSATPEQAYEALDKYGVDLVDEARRGKLDPVIGRDSEIRRAIRILSRRTKNNPVLIGEPGVGKTAIVEGLAQRIVRGDVPEWLKDRAIFSLDMGSLLAGAKYRGEFEERLKAVLNEVKESDGKILLFIDEVHNIVGAGRTEGSTDAGNLLKPMLARGELHCLGATTLDEYRKYIEKDAALERRFQPVLVDPPSVEDTISILRGLRERFEVHHGVKIQDNALVGAATLSHRYITDRFLPDKAIDLIDEASAMIRTEIDSLPADLDEATRRVMQLEIEEAALKKEKDKASKERLAVLHEELANLREQTDTMKAQWQAEKEAIEDVRRLREEIEQVRHEIEQAERDYDLNRAAELKHGRLPQLEEALQAKEQGQADGHGARLLREEVTEDEVAEIVSRWTGIPVTRLVEGEREKLLRLDEILHRRVIGQTEAVQLVADAVIRARSGIKDPRRPIGSFVFLGPTGVGKTELAKTLAEALFDSEDNLIRIDMSEYMEKHNVSRLIGAPPGYVGYEEGGQLTESVRRKPYSVILFDEIEKAHHDVFNVLLQILDDGRVTDAQGHTVDFKNTVIIMTSNIGSPHLLEGMDESGRIRDSARDAVLAEMRSHFRPEFLNRIDDIVLFKALQLEEIKQIVGLQVAELSRRLADHGAHLELSEAAQEFIARAGYDPVYGARPLKRYLQHELETKIGRAIVTGELVDGTLIQVDVRDGALAVDLRATGLSASA
- a CDS encoding DnaJ domain-containing protein — its product is MNYHDYYKTLGVGKKASQDEIQKSYRKLARKYHPDINKDPETEAKFKEINEAYEVLKDPEKRQKYDQFGSAWKQAQRTGSPPPGFEDIFSQFGFGGAGFGGPGGQGRSVRFDFGDLGGRGAGDGGFSSFFETLFGGGAPGGAGAAWNARPQASQGSRDYETKISLSIEEAGRGGKRQIRVTDPATGKQRTLRVSIPKGIRPGQKIRLAGQGGTGGSGAGGGRGDLYLTVEILPHPDFRLDDSNLHTIIPITPWEAALGGQAKIRTLDGEVTVKIPAGSSSGRKVRLKGKGFPKKNGVNGDLFGEIKIMVPTELTDRDRELFEQLAKDSEFNPRGQS
- a CDS encoding class I SAM-dependent methyltransferase, giving the protein MRDARTESPAACAEESRAQHRADYHRFWSDIGSNFPDLGGAESTAYYLENEIRLFEENLPELEGKTVFKTDLWDEAKNTRILRWAVTEGAHAFGIDLSTPVVEQARREFDRHGLRLAAATADVRAIPFRDACFDAVYSMGTVEHFAETEEALGEIYRVLKPGGRAIIGVPNRWDPFLRPLLVAVLYRLGLYGYGFEKSYSPRGLRQMLERVGFTVIATTGILLIPGWLRMLDLAVHTWLRSFSRLTAVLVKPFRWLYRRFRALRRHGYLLVMITTKVEAGND